The bacterium DNA segment AGGGAAGGTTGAGGTGAAAAGCACGAATGATTATAAAGGTGTGTGGATATTTGCAGAACAACATTTTAACAATTTAGCCGCGGTATCATTAGAACTCCTTGGAGTAGGAAGGAAATTAGCCGATAATTTACAGGTAGAGCTAAGTGCTGTCCTTTTAGGAAGTGGAATCGAAGAATTTTGTCCTCAATTAATTGCCTCAGGAGCAGATAAGGTTTATTTATTGGATTCGGAGATTCTGGCAAATTATTGTGAAGATACATATACAAAGGCAATAGTTGATTTAATTTTAGAGTATAAACCAGAGATTTTTTTGTTGGGCGCAACTAATAGTGGACGGGCTTTGGCGCCAAGAATAGCGGCAAGATTAAAAACAGGACTAACCGCTGATTGCACTGAACTTAAAATAGATGAAGAAGGTAAATTTCTTCAAACAAGACCGGCATTTGGTGGTAATTTGATGGCAACTATTATCACCCCCAATCATAGACCCCAAATGGCAACAGTCCGACCAAGGGTAATGAGCAAACCTATCCCGATAGTTGAACGAACTGGAGAGATTATTAGAATAAAACCCAATGTTATGCAGGAAGATATGAGAACTAAGATAGTAAATTGGGTTAAGGAGATAAATGAAGATGTAAATTTAGAAGAGGCTGATATTGTCGTTGCTGGAGGAAGGGGATTACAGGAGGCTAAGAACTTTGAATTAATTTCAGACCTGGCTAAGGTTTTAGGAGGAGCGGTAGCGGCCTCACGAGCCGCAGTAGATGCCGGCTGGATTTCTCATCATCATCAGGTTGGTCAAACAGGAAAAACTATCTGCCCAAAACTTTATATTGCTTGTGGTATCTCCGGAGCTATTCAACACTTAGTTGGAATGCAAACTTCAGATTGTATTGTGGCTATAAATAAAGATAAAGACGCCCCTATCTTTGATGTCTCAAGTTATGGAATCGTGGGCGACCTATTTGAAATACTTCCAGTTTTAATTGAAGAATTTAAAAAAATCTGTAACTATTCGTAACCGTTCAGGTGGTAA contains these protein-coding regions:
- a CDS encoding electron transfer flavoprotein subunit alpha/FixB family protein, which encodes MWIFAEQHFNNLAAVSLELLGVGRKLADNLQVELSAVLLGSGIEEFCPQLIASGADKVYLLDSEILANYCEDTYTKAIVDLILEYKPEIFLLGATNSGRALAPRIAARLKTGLTADCTELKIDEEGKFLQTRPAFGGNLMATIITPNHRPQMATVRPRVMSKPIPIVERTGEIIRIKPNVMQEDMRTKIVNWVKEINEDVNLEEADIVVAGGRGLQEAKNFELISDLAKVLGGAVAASRAAVDAGWISHHHQVGQTGKTICPKLYIACGISGAIQHLVGMQTSDCIVAINKDKDAPIFDVSSYGIVGDLFEILPVLIEEFKKICNYS